Proteins encoded within one genomic window of Spirulina major PCC 6313:
- a CDS encoding serine hydrolase: MIKRSSRMPSTPTRSHPSRLSRPRRTAAEIRASIKTPPLHSLATQGDRQVVRSPQPPKRSPDHALIYRLVGVVGGGVAMGLMIAITLLSQSERPSTSIQIDRVQPKTAQMQFGSPDPLRDRAQFSLGASIPVLQTQIDAAIAGYPAGHVGLLVVDLDTGDYVNSNGLESFSAASTIKLPILVAFYQDVDQGAVSLDESLTMTAELVAAEAGTMKYSPVGTQFSALETVTTMITISDNTATNMIIARLGGYDALNQRFQDWGLQQTEVKQWLPDLGGTNVMSPVDVVNLLIRLERGELVSLRSRDRILSTLTAVKNRQLLPQGLDEKAVIAHKTGTLGGVLADVGLVDVPNGKRYAIAVITKRPRHDPQAQTLIQTLSRLTYQHFSTR; the protein is encoded by the coding sequence ATGATTAAGCGCTCATCGCGGATGCCATCGACTCCGACCCGATCGCACCCTTCCAGACTCTCTCGCCCTCGCCGCACGGCTGCGGAGATCCGCGCTTCGATTAAAACCCCTCCGCTCCATTCTCTCGCGACTCAAGGCGATCGCCAGGTAGTGCGATCGCCCCAACCCCCCAAACGGTCTCCGGATCATGCCTTGATCTATCGCCTCGTGGGGGTGGTGGGGGGTGGGGTCGCCATGGGGCTGATGATCGCGATTACCCTCCTGTCCCAATCGGAACGTCCCTCAACCTCGATTCAGATCGACAGGGTGCAGCCCAAAACAGCCCAAATGCAATTTGGCAGCCCTGATCCCCTCCGCGATCGCGCTCAGTTCTCCCTCGGTGCATCCATCCCGGTGCTGCAAACTCAGATTGATGCGGCGATCGCTGGGTATCCCGCTGGGCATGTGGGGCTGTTGGTGGTGGATTTGGATACGGGGGATTATGTCAACAGCAACGGCCTAGAATCGTTTTCGGCGGCCAGCACGATTAAACTGCCGATCCTCGTGGCGTTTTATCAGGATGTGGATCAGGGGGCGGTGAGTTTGGATGAATCTCTGACGATGACGGCGGAATTGGTGGCGGCGGAAGCGGGAACGATGAAATATAGCCCCGTCGGGACGCAGTTTTCGGCCTTGGAAACGGTGACGACAATGATCACGATTAGCGACAACACGGCCACAAATATGATCATTGCCCGTTTGGGGGGATATGACGCACTGAATCAGCGTTTTCAGGACTGGGGACTCCAGCAAACGGAGGTGAAGCAATGGTTGCCGGATTTGGGCGGTACGAATGTGATGAGTCCGGTGGATGTGGTGAATCTGTTGATCCGGTTGGAGCGGGGGGAACTGGTGTCGCTGCGATCGCGCGATCGCATTTTAAGCACCCTCACGGCGGTTAAGAATCGCCAACTCTTGCCCCAAGGCCTCGACGAAAAGGCAGTCATCGCCCATAAAACGGGGACGCTGGGCGGGGTGCTGGCGGATGTGGGGCTTGTGGATGTGCCCAACGGCAAACGCTATGCGATCGCCGTAATTACCAAACGCCCCCGCCATGATCCCCAAGCCCAAACCCTAATTCAAACCCTCTCTCGGCTGACCTATCAACATTTCAGCACACGGTAG